The following proteins come from a genomic window of Parambassis ranga chromosome 4, fParRan2.1, whole genome shotgun sequence:
- the faslg gene encoding tumor necrosis factor ligand superfamily member 6: MSRDQSYPLPQVFLVDGGPQHSAQPPNLVPCWSFPPAQERMRSRGKSRGCMGISPSLALIVLFLFLLVFAALGFEAYQIMNIQAELRSMPQVESEAEFNAPQKQIGLYQPESNGKERADRPAAHVIGRIEKEIFHQTLRWEPKTGQAFTSGGVAYRIEDGSLQVNETGLYHIYSRVELIFNDCSATSSFDHIVFVRRSGHSSPLTLMKAHRVGFCTQKLGHPWTTENFLGSVHQLKKYDKVFVNVSHPKFLSHSHYGNFFGLYKI; encoded by the exons ATGAGCCGTGACCAGAGCTATCCGCTTCCACAGGTGTTTCTTGTAGATGGaggtccacagcactctgcccAGCCTCCAAACCTCGTTCCCTGCTGGTCCTTCCCACCTGCCCaagagaggatgaggagtcGTGGGAAGAGTCGGGGTTGCATGGGAATCAGCCCCAGTCTGGCCTTGATCGTGCTGTTTCTGTTCCTGCTTGTGTTTGCAGCCCTGGGGTTTGAAGCCTACCAGATAATGAACATACAGGCAGAGCTGAGGAGCATGCCACAG GTTGAGTCTGAGGCAGAGTTTAATGCGCCCCAGAAGCAAATAG GTCTCTATCAACCTGAGTCAAATGGAAAAGAGAGAGCTGACAGACCTGCAGCACACGTGATAg GACGCATTGAAAAAGAAATATTCCACCAGACTTTGAGATGGGAACCAAAGACAGGACAGGCCTTCACCTCTGGAGGAGTGGCTTACCGGATTGAGGATGGTTCTCTCCAGGTCAACGAGACTGGACTCTACCACATTTATTCACGAGTGGAGTTGATCTTTAATGATTGCTCTGCCACCTCTTCATTTGATCACATTGTGTTTGTGAGGAGATCTGGACACTCCTCACCTTTGACCCTGATGAAGGCCCATAGGGTGGGTTTCTGCACTCAGAAGTTGGGACACCCCTGGACCACAGAGAATTTTCTTGGTTCCGTCCATCAGCTGAAAAAATATGACAAAGTTTTTGTAAATGTGTCGCACCCAAAGTTTCTCAGTCACTCACATTATGGAAACTTCTTTGGTCTTTACAAGATCTGA
- the LOC114434809 gene encoding uncharacterized protein LOC114434809 isoform X1 — translation MARNEEKQQGRLNRLWLEKEREEGRLKDVHERRPKLSTLNSASSVKKWIPSIMNEIEYYLQQSQLSHYPERKIAEFQLHIETLEKEYKRFITKLRVLDPSCTHKPWTPRAYCKRRADTQDSSGMVKIARHSESQDGSSQNRSQTSCYKTSTTEGALDFSENLLPTNTVSETSEVVCAAQDQPLSFDHTRLAVAAAAFRGPSVLLTSSSTQSLARVLQAGLPNLNNYTRKQTSSLQVHDKDDNARALKHPAVEQKGTVEETVSETIEEKSIEKRSSHVLGLECYSSSDEDSDT, via the exons ATGGCGagaaatgaggaaaaacaacagGGGAGGCTGAACCGCCTCTGGcttgagaaagaaagagagg AGGGACGCCTCAAGGATGTCCATGAACGTCGACCTAAACTG TCTACTCTGAATTCAGCTTCTTCTGTGAAAAAGTGGATCCCCAGCATCATGAATGAAATAGAGTATTATCTACAG CAATCCCAGCTTTCTCATTACCCTGAGAGGAAGATTGCTGAATTCCAGCTGCACATCGAGACTTTAGAAAAAGAGTACAAAAGATTCATCACAAAACTCAGAGTTCTCGACCCTTCATGTACACACAAGCCATGGACTCCTCGAGCGTACTGCAAAAggagagcagacacacaagaTTCATCAGGCATGG TTAAAATTGCTCGGCACTCTGAGTCCCAAGATGGTAGCAGTCAAAACAGAAGTCAAACATCATGCTACAAAACCTCAACCACTGAAGGAGCTCTCGACTTTTCGGAAAACCTTCTCCCTACCAACACAGTCTCAGAAACTTCAGAGGTGGTCTGTGCAGCCCAGGACCAGCCCCTCTCCTTTGACCATACACGACtggcagtggctgctgctgcattcagaGGACCGTCAGTTCTGCTCACGTCCTCTTCAACACAGAGCCTTGCCAGAGTGCTGCAGGCAGGCCTGCCAAATCTGAATAATTATACACGCAAGCAAACATCCTCCTTGCAGGTCCATGACAAAGACGATAATGCTAGAGCACTGAAACATCCTGCTGTGGAACAAAAAGGTACAGTGGAAGAGACAGTATCAGAGACAATTGAAGAGAAATCAATAGAGAAAAGGAGCAGTCATGTCCTGGGACTAGAATGTTACTCCTCTTCTGATGAAGACAGTGACACATGA
- the jun gene encoding transcription factor Jun codes for MKEHDNAGYGYSNPKALKHNMTLNLSDPTGTLKPHLRAKASDILTSPDVGLLKLASPELERLIIQSSNGLITTTPTPTQFLCPKNVTDEQEGFAEGFVRALAELHHQHMPATTNVSVTSAPQTSVNTALPPVSSVAGATVYSNNATMRSDSPVYEDLNTFNPAISTVSAPNYTTSAPTMSFPAAPPQLPIYGQPPSAQLPRLTALKEEPQTVPEMPGETPPLSPIDMESQERIKAERKRMRNRIAASKCRKRKLERISRLEDKVKNLKSQNSELASTANMLREQVAQLKQKVMNHVNSGCQLMLTQQLQTF; via the exons ATGAAAGAA CACGACAACGCCGGCTACGGATACAGCAACCCCAAAGCGCTGAAACACAACATGACACTGAACCTCTCCGACCCGACCGGCACTCTGAAACCTCACCTCCGCGCCAAAGCCAGCGACATCCTCACGTCCCCTGATGTGGGTTTGCTGAAGCTGGCCTCCCCGGAGCTTGAGCGGCTCATCATTCAGTCCAGCAACGGACTGATCACCACCACGCCGACCCCGACCCAGTTCCTGTGCCCCAAGAATGTCACCGACGAGCAGGAGGGCTTCGCTGAGGGGTTTGTCCGAGCCCTGGCCGAGCTCCACCACCAGCACATGCCGGCCACAACTAACGTGAGTGTCACCTCGGCTCCTCAAACCAGCGTCAACACTGCCCTGCCGCCCGTCTCATCCGTGGCCGGTGCCACCGTTTACAGCAACAACGCCACCATGCGCTCTGACTCGCCGGTTTATGAGGACTTGAACACTTTCAACCCGGCCATCAGCACCGTGTCGGCACCAAATTACACCACCTCAGCCCCGACTATGTCCTTCCCTGCTGCTCCGCCTCAGCTTCCCATCTATGGACAGCCCCCCTCCGCCCAGCTCCCTCGTCTCACGGCGCTCAAAGAGGAGCCCCAAACGGTGCCAGAGATGCCGGGAGAGACCCCTCCGCTCTCTCCAATCGACATGGAGAGCCAGGAGCGCATCAAGGCCGAGAGGAAGCGGATGAGGAACCGCATCGCTGCCTCCAAATGCCggaagaggaagctggagcGGATCTCAAGGCTGGAGGACAAAGTGAAGAACCTCAAGTCCCAGAACTCCGAGCTCGCCTCCACCGCCAACATGTTGCGCGAGCAGGTGGCCCAGCTGAAGCAGAAGGTGATGAACCACGTTAACAGTGGGTGCCAGCTCATGTTAACGCAGCAGCTGCAGACCTTCTGA
- the caiap gene encoding CARD- and ANK-domain containing inflammasome adapter protein, with translation MFNILKGFDPHVTSNYMNPYAVDVIRAKRRDLVYGISHTEELLELLITEGAMTAAKRSIILTIRSRKDQNSRVLDILEARGERACRKFFHPCLMLAEPDLYQRIKTYVGSVSEHIQDTSRQLIGYLLERDQEVVNNMGAQIVTKKTHLSPAIKKPKKSSGKKKETRILLQEKLLDKSAQSKSENLIHELATNGELLLLEELLEDININTMNPSNETLLHVAAEHGHLSIIERLIHRGARLDLQDNIGHTALHRAASRGHTEIVRALAKAGAPIHNVDLQGKTPIHLAAENEHLNSVKALVEVEAKQSESHTLDTFLHMAATEDNWRLAELLLQSGAAVDAVNNHKKTALFNAVHRNNEKTASVLLKAGAKVDYEVIHEATKLHQDTILQLLLADAGGFLCKEALDSALFSAVRQNHDAVVTALIDSGADVNTHNKQGYTPLLLSAELGHTEVFRVLAAKQAKLDATLPDMSTALHLAVHIDSVPIVQTLLDKGLDPNITRANAQTALHLAVQGNRPELVSVLLKAGAQVNAVGPDGLTPLHMASQQGHADVVIQLLHSKADPSLKDRLGRTPLHWAAAFHGGSHVVDLLLSAKANPHTIDNEKKTALHLAATEGNVDVLTLLLSYKAQEQAKDMDGSTPLHYAAASGHASVVSALLHSINNKGTADRNAWRKTPLHAAAEKGHDSVAVLLLEAGAKINATDHNKDTPLHCAARSGHQEVVKRLVNWGQDGTRQKNKVNLQLTNKVGKTALQVAESEDTPEHKSVTTFLKRKMLLIK, from the exons ATGTTTAATATACTCAAGGGGTTTGATCCTCATGTGACCTCCAACTACATGAACCCATATGCAGTGGATGTGATCCGAGCCAAGAGAAGGGATCTGGTTTATGGGATATCACATACCGAGGAACTGCTGGAACTACTCATCACAGAGGGAGCCATGACAGCTGCAAAGAGATCCATCATCTTGACTATCAGGAGCCGCAAAGACCAAAACTCCAGAGTCCTGGACATCCTGGAGGCCAGAGGTGAAAGAGCATGCCGGAAATTCTTCCATCCATGTCTTATGTTAGCAGAACCGGACCTTTATCAGCGAATCAAGACATATGTAGGAAGTGTGAGCGAACATATTCAAGACACAAGTAGACAGCTAATTGGGTATTTGTTGGAAAGGGACCAGGAAGTGGTGAATAACATGGGAGCTCAAATTGTAACTAAGAAGACTCACCTGTCACCTGCCATCAAAAAACCAAAGAAGTCAAGCGGTAAAAAGAAGGAAACAAGAATCCTGCTACAGGAAAAATTATTGGATAAATCCGCACAAAGTAAATCAGAAAACCTCATTCACGAGCTTGCTACAAATGGGGAGCTACTGTTACTGGAGGAGCTGTTAGAGGACATCAATATCAACACGATGAATCCCTCCAATGAGACTCTTTTGCATGTAGCTGCAGAGCATGGCCATTTGTCCATCATTGAACGTTTAATCCATAGAGGAGCCAGACTGGACCTGCAGGATAACATCGGCCACACTGCTCTTCacagagcagccagcaggggTCACACTGAGATAGTGAGGGCTCTTGCTAAGGCTGGTGCACCCATCCACAATGTAGATTTGCAGGGCAAAACTCCCATTCACCTGGCAGCAGAAAATGAGCACCTGAATTCTGTAAAAGCcctggtggaggtggaggcaaAGCAGTCTGAGAGCCACACACTGGACACATTTCTCCACATGGCAGCCACGGAAGATAACTGGAGGCTGGCTGAACTGCTTTTACAGAGTGGAGCTGCAGTTGATGCTGTAAACaaccataaaaaaacagctctgtTTAATGCTGTACATAGGAACAATGAGAAAACAGCCTCTGTGCTTCTAAAGGCAGGAGCTAAAGTTGATTATGAGGTGATACATGAAGCCACAAAGCTCCATCAAGACACAATTCTCCAGCTTCTGCTTG CTGATGCTGGAGGATTTCTGTGCAAAGAAGCCCTGGACTCTGCTCTCTTCtcagctgtcagacagaacCATGATGCAGTGGTGACTGCACTGATAGACAGTGGAGCAGATGTTAACACCCACAACAAACAAGGATACACTCCTCTCCTTTTGTCAGCTGAGCTGGGACACACAGAAGTCTTTAG agtGTTAGCAGCAAAACAAGCCAAACTGGATGCTACTTTACCCGACATGTCCACTGCATTGCACCTGGCTGTCCACATTGACAGTGTGCCCATAGTGCAGACACTGCTGGACAAAGGTTTGGACCCCAACATTACTAGAGCAAATGCCCAAACCGCACTGCACCTGGCTGTTCAGGGTAATAGACCGGAGTTAGTGAGTGTGTTGTTAAAAGCTGGAGCACAG GTAAATGCAGTAGGTCCGGATGGACTGACCCCTCTGCATATGGCCAGTCAGCAGGGTCATGCAGATGTAGTCATCCAGCTTCTTCATAGCAAGGCAGATCCTTCTCTCAAAGACAGACTGGGCAGGACACCCCTACACTGGGCAGCTGCTTTTCACGGAGGAAGCCATGTagtagacctgctgctgtcagccaaAGCCAACCCACACACCATCGacaatgaaaagaaaactgCCCTTCACCTAGCTGCCACGGAGGGGAACGTAGATGTGCTGACCTTGCTGCTGTCCTACAAAGCACAGGAACAAGCTAAAGACATGGACGGCTCCACACCCCTACACTATGCAGCAGCAAGTGGACATGCCAGTGTGGTGTCAGCTCTGCTACACTCAATCAACAACAAGGGCACAGCAGACAGGAATGCATGGAGGAAGACACCGCTTCACGCAGCAGCTGAGAAGGGCCATGATAGTGTGGCAGTGCTGCTCCTGGAGGCCGGGGCAAAGATCAACGCTACCGATCACAACAAAGACACTCCTCTGCACTGTGCTGCACGCAGCGGACACCAGGAGGTAGTGAAGAGGCTTGTAAACTGGGGCCAAGATGGGACAAGACAGAAGAATAAAGTGAATCTGCAGTTAACAAATAAAGTTGGGAAGACAGCTCTGCAGGTGGCAGAGAGCGAAGACACGCCAGAACATAAGAGCGTCACAACTTTTCTCAAAAGAAAGATGTTACTCATCAAATAA
- the LOC114434809 gene encoding uncharacterized protein LOC114434809 isoform X2, with the protein MNEIEYYLQQSQLSHYPERKIAEFQLHIETLEKEYKRFITKLRVLDPSCTHKPWTPRAYCKRRADTQDSSGMVKIARHSESQDGSSQNRSQTSCYKTSTTEGALDFSENLLPTNTVSETSEVVCAAQDQPLSFDHTRLAVAAAAFRGPSVLLTSSSTQSLARVLQAGLPNLNNYTRKQTSSLQVHDKDDNARALKHPAVEQKGTVEETVSETIEEKSIEKRSSHVLGLECYSSSDEDSDT; encoded by the exons ATGAATGAAATAGAGTATTATCTACAG CAATCCCAGCTTTCTCATTACCCTGAGAGGAAGATTGCTGAATTCCAGCTGCACATCGAGACTTTAGAAAAAGAGTACAAAAGATTCATCACAAAACTCAGAGTTCTCGACCCTTCATGTACACACAAGCCATGGACTCCTCGAGCGTACTGCAAAAggagagcagacacacaagaTTCATCAGGCATGG TTAAAATTGCTCGGCACTCTGAGTCCCAAGATGGTAGCAGTCAAAACAGAAGTCAAACATCATGCTACAAAACCTCAACCACTGAAGGAGCTCTCGACTTTTCGGAAAACCTTCTCCCTACCAACACAGTCTCAGAAACTTCAGAGGTGGTCTGTGCAGCCCAGGACCAGCCCCTCTCCTTTGACCATACACGACtggcagtggctgctgctgcattcagaGGACCGTCAGTTCTGCTCACGTCCTCTTCAACACAGAGCCTTGCCAGAGTGCTGCAGGCAGGCCTGCCAAATCTGAATAATTATACACGCAAGCAAACATCCTCCTTGCAGGTCCATGACAAAGACGATAATGCTAGAGCACTGAAACATCCTGCTGTGGAACAAAAAGGTACAGTGGAAGAGACAGTATCAGAGACAATTGAAGAGAAATCAATAGAGAAAAGGAGCAGTCATGTCCTGGGACTAGAATGTTACTCCTCTTCTGATGAAGACAGTGACACATGA